A region of Streptomyces paludis DNA encodes the following proteins:
- a CDS encoding alpha/beta hydrolase-fold protein, which yields MRPVLEQADGESPFAAFGVPGGPGTDAFWAAARTPVSVPDDGGWLTLFLWRGSPAGIEFESWSPPVALRRWAGTDCWYAVVRMPARLRVTYRIVADDGARADPFNPVGAGGDRSIAATPDAPAQPHWPSIGPDDVLPLPRVRLRWQSERLGGRRTVRVHPAGGGGPVVLLLDGDDWLYLHPAMTAFDAAVAAGELPPVTLVFLPAKDRQAELGCAPELWEAVRDELLPLVAGSGVRADSGRLVVAGQSLGGLSALYAALEYPELVSRIACQSASFWWAPGAMDLADPLGGPVGGALAARLRRGPDLSALRCAFDVGRHETRMLPHCELVETLTERAGATVRVSRSASDHDRAGWRHALLRDVAWALA from the coding sequence ATGCGCCCGGTGCTCGAACAGGCCGACGGCGAGAGCCCTTTCGCCGCGTTCGGGGTGCCGGGCGGTCCCGGCACCGACGCGTTCTGGGCGGCGGCCCGGACGCCCGTGTCGGTCCCGGACGACGGTGGCTGGCTGACGCTGTTCCTGTGGCGCGGCTCTCCGGCCGGGATCGAGTTCGAGAGCTGGTCACCGCCCGTGGCCCTGCGCCGGTGGGCCGGTACGGACTGCTGGTACGCCGTGGTGCGGATGCCCGCGCGGCTGCGGGTGACCTACCGGATCGTCGCGGACGACGGGGCCCGCGCCGATCCGTTCAACCCGGTCGGTGCCGGTGGTGACCGGTCCATCGCCGCGACCCCGGACGCCCCGGCGCAGCCGCACTGGCCCTCCATCGGCCCGGACGATGTCCTGCCCCTCCCCCGCGTCCGGCTCCGCTGGCAGAGCGAACGGCTCGGCGGGCGGCGTACCGTACGGGTGCATCCGGCGGGCGGTGGCGGTCCGGTGGTGCTGCTGCTCGACGGGGACGACTGGCTGTATCTGCACCCGGCCATGACCGCGTTCGACGCGGCCGTCGCCGCCGGCGAGCTGCCTCCCGTCACTCTTGTCTTCCTCCCGGCCAAGGACAGACAGGCCGAGCTGGGGTGCGCGCCGGAGCTGTGGGAGGCGGTCCGGGACGAACTGCTGCCGCTGGTGGCCGGGTCCGGGGTACGGGCGGACAGCGGGCGGCTGGTCGTGGCCGGACAGAGCCTGGGCGGGCTGAGCGCGCTGTACGCGGCGCTGGAGTACCCGGAGCTGGTGTCGCGGATCGCCTGCCAGTCCGCTTCGTTCTGGTGGGCGCCCGGCGCCATGGACCTGGCGGATCCGCTGGGCGGTCCGGTCGGCGGCGCCCTCGCCGCGCGGCTGCGTCGCGGTCCCGATCTGTCCGCGCTCCGGTGCGCGTTCGACGTGGGGCGGCACGAGACACGGATGCTGCCCCACTGTGAACTGGTGGAGACGCTGACCGAGCGGGCGGGGGCGACCGTACGGGTGTCACGGTCGGCCTCGGACCACGACCGGGCGGGCTGGCGGCACGCCCTGCTCAGAGATGTCGCCTGGGCTCTCGCCTGA
- a CDS encoding ABC transporter ATP-binding protein — protein sequence MVRGTVLMSLYQAGETAFPIALGLIVEHAMQDRSLGALGLSIGALAVIITTVSLSWRFGMRVLQKANTTEAHHWRVRVAACGLQPVASDTDLKSGEVLTIATEDADQTSDIIEVVPLLVSSLVAVVVAAVALSLADIRLGLLVIVGTVAILSVLAVMSKRIGAGTREQQARVGRAGAMVADLIIGLRPLRGFGGNHAAFGSYRKVSTDARRQAITVARVSGAYAGTALALNAVLAAAVSLTAGLLAFEGRITIGELVMAVGLAQFIIEPLKLFSDMPKYVMMARASAERMALVLSAAPVTAPGQRLPAAGGDLDVDRVRHGTLRGLKFTVGAGEFVAIAAYQPRAAADLVSVLAVNVPPGAYGGTVRIGGRPLAELSVEGIRAHMLVNPYDAEIFAGTLRTNIDPLGTSGLVSEAVEASLLTDVVALHRDGLDYAVRDRGANLSGGQRQRLSLARALAADTDVLVLHDPTTAVDAVTEQLIARNVVTARRGRTTLVITSSPALLDAADRVLVLDDGVITAEDTHRNLLAHDEGYGLAVAR from the coding sequence ATGGTCCGGGGCACCGTCCTCATGAGCCTGTACCAGGCCGGGGAGACGGCCTTTCCCATCGCGCTCGGCCTGATCGTCGAGCACGCCATGCAGGACCGGAGCTTGGGCGCGCTCGGTCTGTCCATCGGCGCGCTGGCCGTGATCATCACCACGGTGTCGCTGTCGTGGCGGTTCGGGATGCGCGTCCTCCAGAAGGCCAACACGACCGAGGCGCACCACTGGCGGGTACGGGTGGCCGCCTGCGGGCTCCAGCCGGTGGCCTCGGACACCGATCTGAAGTCCGGCGAAGTGCTGACCATCGCCACCGAGGACGCCGACCAGACCTCCGACATCATCGAGGTCGTGCCGCTGCTGGTCAGCTCCCTGGTCGCGGTGGTGGTCGCGGCGGTCGCGCTGAGTCTGGCGGACATCCGGCTCGGCCTGCTGGTGATCGTGGGGACCGTCGCGATCCTGTCGGTCCTGGCCGTCATGTCCAAGCGGATCGGCGCCGGCACCCGTGAACAGCAGGCCCGGGTGGGCCGGGCGGGCGCGATGGTGGCCGATCTCATCATCGGGCTGCGTCCGCTGCGCGGTTTCGGCGGCAACCACGCGGCGTTCGGCTCCTACCGGAAGGTCAGTACGGACGCGCGGCGGCAGGCGATCACCGTCGCCCGGGTGAGCGGCGCGTACGCGGGCACCGCCCTGGCCCTCAACGCGGTCCTGGCCGCCGCGGTGTCCCTGACGGCGGGTCTGCTGGCGTTCGAGGGCCGGATCACCATCGGGGAACTGGTGATGGCGGTGGGCCTCGCGCAGTTCATCATCGAACCGCTCAAGCTCTTCTCCGACATGCCCAAGTACGTGATGATGGCGCGCGCCTCGGCCGAGCGGATGGCACTGGTGCTCAGCGCCGCACCGGTGACGGCCCCGGGGCAGCGGCTCCCGGCCGCGGGCGGGGACCTCGACGTCGACCGGGTCCGCCACGGAACCCTGCGCGGGCTGAAGTTCACGGTGGGAGCCGGTGAGTTCGTGGCGATCGCCGCCTACCAGCCGCGTGCGGCGGCCGATCTCGTGTCGGTGCTCGCGGTGAACGTCCCGCCCGGAGCGTACGGGGGGACGGTGCGGATCGGCGGCCGGCCGCTCGCGGAGCTGTCGGTCGAGGGGATCCGCGCGCACATGCTGGTCAATCCGTACGACGCGGAGATCTTCGCCGGCACCCTGCGCACGAACATCGACCCGCTGGGGACCAGCGGTCTGGTGTCCGAGGCCGTCGAGGCGTCCCTGCTCACCGATGTCGTCGCCCTCCACCGGGACGGGCTCGACTACGCGGTCCGCGACCGCGGCGCGAATCTCTCCGGAGGCCAGCGGCAGCGGCTGTCCCTGGCCCGCGCCCTGGCCGCCGACACCGACGTACTGGTCCTGCACGACCCGACGACAGCGGTCGACGCGGTCACCGAGCAGCTCATCGCGCGCAATGTCGTGACGGCGCGGCGGGGGCGCACCACCCTCGTGATCACCAGCAGCCCGGCCCTCCTGGACGCCGCCGACCGCGTGCTCGTCCTGGACGACGGTGTCATCACGGCCGAGGACACACACCGCAACCTGCTGGCCCATGACGAGGGCTACGGTCTGGCCGTGGCCCGGTGA
- a CDS encoding sensor histidine kinase: MTTSLERHTGRRSRLGDAVMGLGLFGCAALGASINIPGVGQPQQTWPAHLFAGISCLALLKGRGHPRATVAVVTACTVTTGALGYLLTPLLLAPLMLALYWLAADTGPRTRHVYGPVVMALVVITAVIDMPTTELLLLRTVGPVLWLLLPLVGGSRSRLRHAYVESVQARAMHAERTREEEARLRVAEERMRIARELHDAVAHHMAVANAQAGTAAHLATTHPEQSRKLLTDLTGTMSSALLELRATVGILRQAGDPDSGPLEPAPGLDRLPELLAACESAGLKVVLTTEGQPRPLSPGVDLTAYRIIQEALTNATKYASDRVARVRLTYEGSRVLIAVTNDGTTTPPAVPSSGFGLMGMRERAHSVGGALHAGPRPEGGFEVTTALPLHPQAPEEHEAAP; this comes from the coding sequence ATGACCACCAGCCTGGAGCGACACACCGGGCGCCGCTCCCGGCTGGGGGACGCGGTGATGGGCCTGGGGCTGTTCGGCTGCGCGGCCCTCGGCGCCTCGATCAACATCCCCGGCGTCGGCCAGCCGCAGCAGACATGGCCCGCCCACCTCTTCGCCGGCATCTCCTGCCTCGCACTGCTGAAGGGGCGCGGCCACCCGCGCGCCACCGTCGCCGTGGTCACGGCCTGCACCGTGACCACCGGCGCCCTCGGGTACCTGCTCACCCCGCTGCTGCTGGCCCCCCTCATGCTCGCGCTGTACTGGCTCGCCGCCGACACCGGCCCCAGGACCAGACATGTGTACGGTCCCGTGGTCATGGCCCTGGTGGTGATCACCGCCGTAATCGACATGCCCACGACCGAGCTGCTGCTGCTCAGGACCGTCGGCCCGGTCCTGTGGCTGCTGCTGCCCCTGGTGGGCGGCAGCAGGTCCCGCCTCAGACACGCCTACGTGGAGTCCGTACAGGCCCGGGCCATGCACGCCGAACGCACCCGCGAGGAGGAGGCACGCCTGCGCGTGGCCGAGGAACGGATGCGCATCGCCCGCGAGCTGCACGATGCCGTCGCTCATCACATGGCCGTCGCCAACGCCCAGGCCGGCACGGCCGCCCACCTCGCGACCACCCATCCCGAGCAGTCCCGGAAGCTGCTCACCGACCTGACCGGCACCATGTCCTCGGCGCTGCTCGAACTCCGCGCCACCGTCGGAATCCTGCGCCAGGCCGGAGACCCCGACTCCGGCCCCCTGGAACCCGCACCCGGACTGGACCGTCTCCCCGAACTGCTCGCGGCCTGCGAGTCGGCCGGCCTCAAGGTCGTCCTCACCACCGAAGGACAGCCCCGACCCCTGTCGCCGGGCGTGGACCTGACGGCGTACCGGATCATCCAGGAAGCCCTCACCAACGCCACCAAGTACGCGTCCGACCGTGTCGCCCGCGTACGGCTCACCTACGAGGGCTCCCGCGTACTCATCGCGGTCACCAACGACGGCACCACCACCCCTCCGGCGGTTCCGAGCAGTGGCTTCGGCCTCATGGGCATGCGGGAACGCGCCCACTCCGTCGGCGGCGCCCTGCACGCCGGCCCCCGTCCCGAGGGCGGCTTCGAGGTCACCACCGCACTGCCGCTCCACCCCCAGGCCCCAGAGGAACACGAGGCAGCCCCGTGA
- a CDS encoding aldo/keto reductase: protein MRYRPLGRTGVQVSPLCLGAMMFGPWGNEDEADSIRIIHRALDAGINFVDTADVYSAGVSEEIVGKALKNRREDVFLATKFFMPMDRSDPNQRGGSRHWIMREVENSLRRLGTDHIDLYQVHRPSPDTDVAETLGALSDLVRQGKIRYLGSSSYSGSQIVEAQWTSRERRLERFVTEQPPYSILVRGIEEDVLPTVRRHGMGTLTYSPLSGGWLSGRYRENATENPASAARPPARFDLSTPANQRKLHAAEQLAVLAEKAGLTLIELAVAFVIHHPGVTSAIIGPRTMEQLEAFLPAADITLPSDVLDAIDRIVAPGVTVNPVDNSYGDFELRADQRRR, encoded by the coding sequence ATGCGCTACCGACCGCTCGGCCGCACCGGTGTCCAGGTCAGCCCGCTCTGCCTGGGCGCGATGATGTTCGGCCCCTGGGGGAACGAGGACGAGGCCGACTCGATCCGGATCATCCACCGTGCCCTGGACGCGGGGATCAACTTCGTCGACACCGCGGACGTGTACTCCGCCGGTGTTTCGGAGGAGATCGTCGGCAAGGCTCTCAAGAACCGCCGCGAGGACGTGTTCCTGGCGACCAAGTTCTTCATGCCGATGGACCGGAGCGACCCCAACCAGCGCGGCGGCTCACGGCACTGGATCATGCGCGAGGTCGAGAACTCCCTGCGCCGGCTCGGCACCGACCACATCGACCTCTACCAGGTGCACCGCCCCAGCCCCGACACGGATGTCGCCGAGACCCTCGGCGCCCTCTCCGACCTCGTACGCCAGGGCAAGATCCGCTACCTCGGCTCCTCGTCCTACTCCGGCTCCCAGATCGTCGAGGCCCAGTGGACCTCGCGGGAACGCCGGCTGGAACGGTTCGTGACCGAGCAGCCGCCGTACTCGATCCTGGTCCGCGGCATCGAGGAGGACGTGCTGCCCACCGTGCGCCGCCACGGCATGGGCACCCTCACGTACAGCCCGCTCTCCGGCGGCTGGCTGTCGGGCCGCTACCGCGAGAACGCCACCGAGAACCCCGCCTCGGCGGCGCGTCCCCCGGCGCGCTTCGACCTGAGCACCCCCGCCAACCAGCGCAAGCTCCACGCCGCCGAACAGCTCGCCGTCCTGGCGGAGAAGGCGGGTCTCACCCTGATCGAGCTGGCCGTCGCCTTCGTCATCCACCACCCCGGCGTCACCTCGGCGATCATCGGCCCCCGCACCATGGAGCAGCTGGAGGCGTTCCTGCCCGCCGCCGACATCACGCTCCCGTCCGACGTGCTCGACGCCATCGACCGGATCGTCGCGCCCGGTGTGACGGTCAACCCGGTCGACAACAGCTACGGCGACTTCGAACTCCGCGCCGACCAGCGCCGCCGCTGA
- a CDS encoding MbtH family protein, with product MNTNPFDDPEGRFLVLVNDEGQHSLWPSFAEVPGGWTVALTENTRDTCLHFVETHWTDLRPRSLRAPAD from the coding sequence ATGAACACCAACCCGTTCGACGACCCCGAAGGCCGCTTCCTCGTCCTGGTGAACGACGAGGGACAGCACTCGCTCTGGCCGTCCTTCGCCGAGGTCCCCGGCGGATGGACGGTCGCGCTCACCGAGAACACCCGGGACACCTGCCTGCACTTCGTCGAGACCCACTGGACCGATCTGCGCCCCCGGTCCCTCAGGGCCCCCGCCGACTGA
- a CDS encoding response regulator transcription factor yields MTIRILLADDQALLRGTFRLLIDSCADMEVVGEAVNGREAVDLARTLSPDVVLMDIRMPGTDGLTATAAICDDPALARTRILVLTMFETEEYVAKALQVGASGFLGKYVTTDVLLAGIRTVAAGEALLSPGATRALISRFLTAPAPGSLLAPPERLNGLTPREREIMALAAEGKSNDEIAGQLVLSVLTVRTHIQRALTKLGARDRAQLVVIAYQTGLVRPGRAG; encoded by the coding sequence GTGACCATCCGCATCCTGCTCGCCGACGACCAGGCCCTGCTGAGGGGTACGTTCCGGTTGCTGATCGACTCCTGTGCCGACATGGAGGTGGTGGGCGAGGCCGTCAACGGCCGGGAAGCCGTGGACCTCGCCCGTACGCTCAGCCCCGACGTCGTCCTCATGGACATCCGCATGCCCGGCACCGACGGCCTCACCGCCACCGCCGCCATCTGCGACGACCCCGCCCTGGCCCGCACCCGCATCCTCGTCCTCACCATGTTCGAAACCGAGGAGTACGTCGCCAAGGCCCTCCAGGTCGGCGCCAGCGGCTTTCTGGGAAAGTACGTCACCACCGACGTCCTGCTGGCCGGCATCAGGACCGTCGCCGCCGGTGAGGCGCTCCTCTCGCCCGGCGCCACCCGCGCCCTCATCTCCCGCTTCCTCACCGCACCCGCGCCCGGCTCCCTCCTGGCACCCCCGGAACGCCTGAACGGCCTCACCCCGCGCGAACGGGAGATCATGGCCCTGGCCGCCGAGGGCAAGTCCAACGACGAGATCGCCGGGCAGCTCGTCCTCAGTGTGCTGACGGTGCGCACCCATATCCAGCGCGCCCTGACCAAGCTCGGCGCCCGCGACCGTGCCCAACTGGTCGTCATCGCCTACCAGACCGGCCTCGTCCGGCCAGGACGCGCAGGATGA
- a CDS encoding NAD(P)-dependent alcohol dehydrogenase, translated as MPTTVHAYGVHEAGKPLVPVTVERRDVGPHDVRLDILYCGICHSDMNYVDGTFGPTAVSPLVPGHEIVGRVTETGSEVSRHRVGDLVGIGCMVNSCRVCENCRAGQEQYCRQGSTLVFGAPDPVEPGAHTQGGYSGAIVAPEDFVVRVPESLDPAAAAPLLCAGITVYSPLKRFGARPGTRVAVVGLGGLGHLGVKTAKAMGAEVTVLSQSGGKREAAAALGADHYAVTGDGSAFTELAGTFDIILNTVSAPVSLTDYLGMLRLHGTLVNVGVTTEPMPVDVFALLQNGRSFVGSLFGGIAETQEMLDFAAEHGITADIELIGAQDINTAYERILASDVRYRFVIDGATFAEPRRA; from the coding sequence ATGCCCACCACTGTCCACGCGTACGGCGTCCACGAAGCGGGGAAGCCGCTCGTTCCCGTCACCGTCGAGCGCCGCGACGTCGGCCCGCACGACGTCCGGCTCGACATCCTGTACTGCGGGATCTGCCACTCCGACATGAACTACGTGGACGGGACGTTCGGCCCGACGGCGGTCAGCCCGCTCGTGCCCGGCCACGAGATCGTCGGCCGGGTCACCGAGACCGGCTCCGAGGTCTCCCGCCACCGGGTCGGCGACCTGGTGGGCATCGGCTGCATGGTCAACTCCTGCCGTGTGTGCGAGAACTGCCGGGCGGGCCAGGAGCAGTACTGCCGCCAGGGCAGCACACTGGTCTTCGGCGCCCCCGACCCCGTCGAGCCCGGAGCCCACACGCAGGGCGGCTACTCCGGGGCGATCGTCGCCCCGGAGGACTTCGTCGTCCGCGTCCCGGAGAGCCTCGACCCGGCCGCCGCCGCACCCCTGCTGTGCGCCGGCATCACCGTCTACTCCCCGCTCAAGCGGTTCGGCGCCCGCCCCGGCACCAGGGTCGCGGTCGTCGGCCTCGGCGGGCTCGGCCACCTCGGTGTGAAGACGGCCAAGGCCATGGGCGCCGAGGTGACCGTACTGTCCCAGTCCGGCGGCAAGCGGGAGGCCGCCGCGGCCCTCGGCGCCGACCACTACGCCGTCACCGGTGACGGTTCGGCGTTCACCGAACTGGCCGGCACCTTCGACATCATCCTGAACACCGTCAGCGCGCCGGTGTCCCTCACCGACTACCTCGGGATGCTGCGTCTGCACGGCACCCTGGTGAATGTCGGTGTGACGACCGAGCCGATGCCGGTGGACGTCTTCGCCCTCCTCCAGAACGGCCGCTCCTTCGTGGGATCGCTGTTCGGCGGCATCGCCGAGACACAGGAGATGCTCGACTTCGCGGCCGAGCACGGCATCACCGCCGACATCGAGCTGATCGGCGCGCAGGACATCAACACCGCCTACGAGCGGATCCTCGCCTCCGACGTCCGCTACCGGTTCGTGATCGACGGCGCGACCTTCGCGGAGCCCCGGCGGGCCTGA
- a CDS encoding MMPL family transporter, which translates to MATFLYRLGRLAFRRRRYVALLWVAVLAAVGWGALQAPGTSDDEFSMPGIESQKAFDLMGQRFPGAAADGATARVVFIAPDGRKVTASDTKAAIESTVRALGDGSQVAAVENPFDTRAVSEDGSTAYATVRYKVPSSEVTDASRTAVEKAADTAREAGLTVEAGGGAMDSGGGPGGVAEIIGVSVAALVLLITFGSLAAAGLPLLTAVLGVAVSVFAIVLLADPLDLSSTTLTLAMMLGLAVGIDYALFVVSRYREERAKGHAPPEATGLAVGTAGSAVVFAGLTVVIALAGLMVVGIPMLTKMGLAAAGAVVGAVLVALTAVPALLGFWPDAVLSRADRGKKRGRPLRTAKAAKAAKAEKAGSGEENSAGVRWARLVLRRPIPVLLLGVLGLGALAIPMASLRLGMPGDEAKPTSTTERRAYDALAEGFGPGFNGPLTIVVDARGTGDPKAAVGVVSERISGTPGIVSVAAPHFNEAGDTAVFTATPATSPTDEKTKTLVRTIRNERPATETAAGASFEVTGTTALNIDIAEKVRAALVPYLVTVVGLAVVLLLVVFRSVLVPLKAALGFLLSVLAALGTVVLVFQQGHGAALLGVEQTGPIMSLMPIFLVGIVFGLAMDYEVFLVSRMREAYVHGEPAGQAIVSGFRHSARVVAAAALIMVAVFAGFIGESGSMIKMIGFGLATAVLFDAFVVRMALVPAVLALLGDRAWWLPARLDRILPHVDIEGEALHRTPPAAPHGEEETNVRAAAGTETAR; encoded by the coding sequence GTGGCAACTTTTCTCTATCGACTGGGACGTCTGGCCTTCCGGCGGCGCCGGTACGTCGCCCTCCTCTGGGTGGCCGTCCTGGCCGCCGTCGGATGGGGCGCCCTCCAGGCCCCGGGAACCTCCGACGACGAGTTCTCGATGCCGGGCATCGAGTCCCAGAAGGCATTCGACCTGATGGGGCAGCGCTTCCCCGGCGCGGCCGCCGACGGCGCCACCGCCCGGGTCGTCTTCATCGCCCCGGACGGGCGGAAGGTGACCGCGTCCGACACGAAGGCGGCCATCGAGTCGACGGTGCGTGCCCTGGGCGACGGCTCGCAGGTCGCCGCCGTGGAGAATCCCTTCGACACGCGGGCGGTCAGCGAGGACGGCTCGACGGCGTACGCGACCGTCCGCTACAAGGTCCCGTCCTCGGAGGTCACCGATGCCAGCCGGACGGCGGTGGAGAAGGCCGCCGACACGGCGCGCGAGGCGGGGCTCACCGTCGAGGCCGGCGGCGGCGCGATGGACAGCGGCGGGGGGCCCGGCGGGGTGGCCGAGATCATCGGCGTCTCGGTGGCGGCGCTCGTCCTGCTGATCACCTTCGGCTCGCTGGCCGCCGCCGGGCTGCCGCTGCTGACCGCGGTCCTCGGCGTCGCCGTGAGCGTCTTCGCGATCGTGCTGCTGGCCGATCCGCTCGACCTGTCCTCGACGACGCTCACCCTGGCGATGATGCTGGGCCTGGCGGTGGGCATCGACTACGCCCTGTTCGTCGTCTCCCGCTACCGGGAGGAGCGCGCCAAGGGGCACGCTCCGCCGGAGGCCACCGGACTGGCGGTCGGTACGGCGGGTTCGGCGGTTGTCTTCGCCGGGCTCACGGTGGTCATCGCACTGGCCGGTCTGATGGTCGTCGGAATCCCGATGCTGACCAAGATGGGCCTGGCGGCGGCGGGCGCGGTCGTTGGCGCGGTGCTCGTCGCGCTGACTGCGGTACCGGCCCTCCTCGGCTTCTGGCCCGACGCCGTGCTGTCGAGGGCCGACCGGGGGAAGAAGCGCGGCCGTCCACTCCGTACCGCGAAGGCAGCGAAGGCCGCGAAGGCGGAGAAGGCCGGGAGCGGCGAGGAGAACAGCGCGGGAGTCCGCTGGGCCCGGCTCGTACTGCGTCGCCCGATCCCCGTGCTGCTGCTGGGCGTTCTGGGCCTCGGGGCTCTCGCGATACCGATGGCCTCGTTGCGGCTGGGCATGCCCGGCGACGAGGCCAAGCCCACCTCCACCACCGAGCGCCGCGCGTACGACGCCCTGGCCGAGGGTTTCGGCCCCGGCTTCAACGGTCCGCTGACCATCGTCGTGGACGCCAGGGGAACCGGCGACCCCAAGGCCGCGGTCGGTGTGGTCAGCGAGAGGATCTCCGGCACCCCCGGGATCGTCTCGGTCGCCGCACCCCACTTCAACGAGGCCGGGGACACCGCCGTGTTCACCGCCACCCCCGCCACCAGCCCCACCGACGAGAAGACCAAGACCCTCGTCAGGACCATCAGGAACGAGCGCCCCGCCACCGAGACCGCGGCCGGCGCGTCCTTCGAGGTCACCGGTACCACCGCGCTCAACATCGACATCGCCGAGAAGGTCCGGGCCGCGCTCGTGCCCTACCTCGTCACCGTCGTCGGCCTGGCCGTCGTCCTCCTTCTGGTGGTCTTCCGGTCCGTCCTCGTCCCCCTCAAGGCGGCCCTCGGCTTCCTCCTCTCCGTTCTCGCGGCCCTCGGCACGGTCGTCCTCGTTTTCCAGCAGGGCCACGGGGCCGCGCTGCTGGGCGTGGAGCAGACCGGGCCGATCATGAGCCTGATGCCGATCTTCCTGGTGGGCATCGTCTTCGGCCTGGCCATGGACTACGAGGTCTTCCTGGTCTCGCGGATGAGGGAGGCGTACGTCCACGGCGAGCCGGCCGGGCAGGCCATCGTCTCGGGCTTCCGGCACAGCGCCCGGGTGGTCGCGGCCGCCGCGCTGATCATGGTCGCGGTCTTCGCCGGGTTCATCGGCGAGAGCGGCTCGATGATCAAGATGATCGGCTTCGGCCTGGCCACCGCCGTGCTCTTCGACGCCTTCGTCGTACGGATGGCGCTCGTGCCCGCGGTTCTCGCCCTGCTGGGCGACCGGGCCTGGTGGCTGCCGGCCCGGCTGGACCGGATCCTGCCCCACGTCGACATCGAGGGTGAGGCCCTCCACCGTACGCCGCCCGCCGCCCCCCACGGCGAGGAGGAGACGAACGTCAGGGCCGCGGCGGGGACCGAGACGGCGAGGTAG
- a CDS encoding helix-turn-helix transcriptional regulator, translating into MTDRDKKSVAAEVREFLSTRRARITPERSGLPLYGGNRRVAGLRREEVALLAGMSVDYYVRLERGNLAGASDSVLESLAHALQLDEAERTHLYDLARAAAPSGRRATVPAARVRPTVLRLLDSMTDVPAYVRNARFDILAANTLGRALYAPLFDSPLFAQRGPVNSARFLFLDPASKDFWVDRDKGADDAVAFLRIETGRTPHDKALTDLIGELTAKSGDFARRWARHDVKFHRSGVKNLRHPVVGDLSLPYEAMELPADPGLRLNFYTPEPDSPEKEALALLASWAGTGIVVPTAKDR; encoded by the coding sequence ATGACAGACAGAGACAAGAAGAGTGTGGCCGCCGAGGTCCGTGAGTTCCTGAGCACCCGGCGTGCCCGGATCACTCCGGAGCGGAGCGGACTGCCGCTCTACGGCGGCAACCGGCGGGTCGCGGGCCTGCGCCGGGAGGAGGTCGCGCTGCTCGCGGGGATGAGCGTCGACTACTACGTACGGCTGGAGCGCGGAAACCTCGCCGGCGCCTCGGACTCCGTACTGGAGTCCCTCGCGCACGCGCTGCAACTCGACGAGGCCGAGCGCACCCACCTCTACGACCTGGCCCGCGCGGCGGCACCGTCGGGCCGGCGCGCCACGGTGCCGGCGGCCCGGGTACGGCCCACGGTCCTGCGCCTGCTGGACTCGATGACCGATGTGCCGGCGTACGTACGCAACGCGCGCTTCGACATCCTGGCCGCGAACACGCTGGGGCGGGCGCTGTACGCGCCCCTCTTCGACTCGCCGCTGTTCGCCCAGCGCGGCCCGGTCAACAGCGCCCGCTTCCTGTTCCTGGACCCCGCGAGCAAGGACTTCTGGGTCGACCGGGACAAGGGCGCCGACGACGCGGTCGCGTTTCTGCGCATCGAGACGGGCCGGACACCCCACGACAAGGCGCTGACCGATCTGATCGGGGAGCTGACGGCCAAGAGCGGCGACTTCGCCCGCCGGTGGGCCCGCCACGACGTGAAGTTCCACCGTTCCGGGGTGAAGAACCTGCGCCATCCGGTGGTCGGCGATCTCTCCCTGCCGTACGAGGCGATGGAGCTGCCGGCGGATCCCGGTCTCCGGCTCAACTTCTACACGCCCGAACCCGACTCCCCGGAGAAGGAGGCCCTGGCGCTTCTGGCCAGTTGGGCGGGCACCGGGATTGTCGTCCCGACCGCGAAGGACCGGTGA